A single genomic interval of Aegicerativicinus sediminis harbors:
- a CDS encoding flavohemoglobin expression-modulating QEGLA motif protein, with product MGSETMEDKTTPVINDQLLERICTKIQNKGVVFEKFSDKGTVYIDKLLPYLCIYRYNEEDPYFSGLLKTQGAYIIVHDSVDLKPLLRAIATTMTEKFHSMLIMEFWPEISNGDYSFKIRAPKGDSLPTTKALAEGFKQLSEFNIHITNTISKKKPRQPDHLKPLLEDGELKKLGAIIYGVGIPTIYRNEPNKELYYLFYRKFHSIFSETVMRSAYEFIRVQTANPFDNYLMLGKTSLDEITLKSDKELAEISEGMSFLLRTTPVNSYEEWIKFKENNYKKTPSFNYRLIAIDPEIEKRKLFNVPIDQIEDPTIAFILRGKRLEIEKQLTMLEERGTTNFKHVGNSLYGVIQRNTLKEAKKILRTFPKKQNLSGKKRYDCFEFASIAQKEIDYYQECFPDISLKIEIRDDIAGIMVSKTKLLVSSQLSINSKRADALIQHEVGTHIVTYCNGKMQPLEQMYAGFEGYDQLQEGIAVLAEYLVDGLTVTRLRLLAGRVVAVDSMVKGANFKETFRLLTKNHNFSPTSAYYISMRIYRGGGLTKDAVYLAGLIDVLNYLKKGGDLNILYCGKFNTNHIELIQELLYRGVLNQPKIPRFLERPQVQQRLTRLRNGIEITDMVSD from the coding sequence ATGGGAAGTGAAACAATGGAGGATAAGACGACCCCGGTAATTAATGATCAACTATTAGAGAGGATTTGTACAAAAATCCAAAACAAAGGTGTTGTCTTTGAAAAATTTTCAGATAAGGGGACAGTCTACATCGATAAGCTATTACCTTACTTATGCATTTACAGATACAATGAAGAAGACCCCTATTTTTCAGGGTTGTTAAAAACCCAAGGCGCCTATATTATCGTTCATGATTCAGTCGATTTAAAACCTCTTTTAAGAGCAATTGCAACTACCATGACAGAAAAATTCCATTCAATGCTGATTATGGAATTTTGGCCTGAAATTTCAAATGGTGATTATAGTTTTAAAATTCGTGCTCCAAAGGGAGACAGTTTACCTACAACAAAGGCATTAGCAGAAGGTTTTAAACAACTTTCTGAATTTAATATTCATATTACCAATACAATCTCTAAGAAAAAACCTAGACAACCAGACCACTTAAAACCTTTATTGGAGGATGGTGAATTAAAAAAATTAGGGGCAATAATTTATGGTGTAGGAATACCTACCATTTACAGAAACGAACCGAATAAAGAATTGTATTATCTGTTCTATCGAAAATTCCATTCCATTTTTTCTGAAACCGTAATGCGCTCGGCTTACGAATTTATCCGAGTACAAACTGCCAACCCATTCGATAATTATTTAATGCTTGGCAAAACCAGCCTCGATGAAATTACCTTAAAGTCAGATAAGGAATTGGCAGAAATTAGTGAAGGAATGTCTTTTCTCTTAAGAACAACTCCGGTAAATAGTTATGAGGAGTGGATAAAATTTAAAGAGAATAATTATAAAAAGACTCCCTCTTTTAATTACCGACTAATTGCCATTGATCCAGAAATTGAAAAGCGGAAACTATTTAATGTGCCAATCGATCAAATTGAGGATCCCACAATTGCTTTTATATTAAGGGGTAAACGATTGGAAATTGAGAAACAGCTTACCATGCTTGAAGAGCGCGGGACTACCAATTTTAAACATGTCGGGAATAGTCTGTATGGAGTTATCCAAAGAAATACCTTAAAAGAAGCAAAAAAAATTCTCCGGACTTTCCCTAAAAAGCAAAATTTATCTGGTAAGAAACGATACGATTGTTTCGAGTTTGCCAGTATTGCCCAAAAAGAGATTGATTATTATCAAGAATGCTTTCCGGACATTTCATTAAAGATTGAAATAAGGGATGATATTGCGGGAATTATGGTTTCTAAAACAAAATTATTGGTTAGTAGCCAGCTCTCAATAAATTCAAAACGGGCAGATGCATTAATTCAACATGAAGTAGGCACCCACATAGTTACTTACTGCAATGGTAAAATGCAACCTCTAGAACAAATGTATGCTGGTTTTGAAGGATACGATCAGTTACAGGAAGGTATAGCGGTATTAGCAGAATATTTAGTGGATGGGTTAACAGTTACAAGACTTCGGTTATTAGCCGGAAGGGTTGTGGCAGTAGACAGTATGGTAAAAGGAGCAAACTTTAAGGAGACTTTTAGACTATTAACCAAAAACCATAATTTTTCTCCAACCTCCGCTTATTATATCTCCATGAGAATATATAGGGGTGGAGGATTGACCAAAGATGCAGTTTATTTAGCCGGTCTTATTGATGTACTTAACTATCTAAAAAAGGGTGGTGATTTAAACATTCTATATTGCGGCAAATTCAACACGAACCACATCGAACTTATTCAGGAATTACTATATAGAGGTGTATTGAACCAACCTAAAATACCAAGGTTTTTAGAACGACCACAAGTTCAACAGCGATTAACGAGACTTCGAAATGGAATCGAAATTACGGATATGGTAAGTGATTAG
- a CDS encoding nucleoside phosphorylase has protein sequence MPLKPSELILNKDGSIYHLNLLPHQISDTIITVGDPQRVSRVSKHFDQIEHRVEKREFITHTGVYKGKRLSVISTGIGTDNIDIVLNELDALANINLKSRLVNEDLKALNIIRVGTSGALQSDIPVDSLVISSHGIGMDGLIHFYGHHGQMDEVLSNHFADTCNIDTLHPMPYAAEVDEKLFKHFKSKEVLSGMTLTNVGFYGPQGRSLRLKLSDESLNERITNFNYNGLKVTNFEMETSAIYGLSKLLGHKAISLNAIIANRITGDFSKKAGKTMNRLIEYTLKKIVNL, from the coding sequence ATGCCACTAAAGCCTTCTGAGTTAATCCTGAATAAAGATGGCAGTATTTATCACCTAAACCTATTGCCCCATCAAATTTCAGATACTATTATTACCGTTGGAGATCCACAACGAGTTTCAAGAGTGTCAAAGCATTTTGATCAAATTGAACACCGGGTTGAAAAACGTGAATTTATAACTCATACCGGGGTCTACAAAGGGAAACGATTAAGCGTCATTTCTACGGGTATAGGTACGGACAATATCGACATCGTTTTAAATGAATTAGATGCCTTGGCAAATATCAACCTTAAAAGTAGATTGGTAAACGAGGATCTTAAAGCCCTTAACATTATTAGGGTTGGGACCTCGGGAGCACTTCAAAGTGATATACCTGTTGATAGTTTGGTAATAAGTAGCCACGGTATTGGTATGGATGGTTTAATTCATTTTTATGGTCATCATGGGCAAATGGATGAGGTACTTTCCAACCATTTTGCGGATACTTGCAATATAGACACTTTGCACCCCATGCCCTATGCCGCTGAAGTTGATGAAAAGTTATTTAAACATTTTAAATCAAAGGAAGTTTTATCGGGAATGACCTTAACAAATGTTGGTTTCTATGGCCCACAAGGAAGAAGTCTTCGATTGAAATTGAGTGATGAAAGTCTTAATGAAAGGATAACCAATTTCAATTATAATGGATTGAAGGTCACTAATTTTGAAATGGAAACATCAGCAATTTATGGGCTCTCTAAATTATTAGGCCATAAAGCAATTTCTTTAAATGCAATTATTGCTAATCGTATTACAGGTGATTTTAGTAAAAAAGCGGGAAAGACAATGAATAGATTAATTGAGTACACCCTCAAAAAAATTGTAAATCTTTGA
- a CDS encoding glutathione synthetase, producing the protein MKIAFIINDHNTEKPNYTTPGLGYAAYKRGHDVYFIGVGELSYASKGHLSVRCKTVTGKNFNTQETFFKAVQKEEFSKVTSEELDVLFLRNNPSDEINERDWAQNAAFIFGEIAMRNGVIVLNHPNSLAGAVNKMYFQHFPEILRPKTVISRDHNEIKAFFEEQKQKMILKPLQGSGGANVFMMDKKNAHNLSQTIDAICRDGFVIAQEYLPDAKNGDTRLFLVNGEPLEVKGQYAMMKRVNAKGEIRSNIHAGGKPTKAVMTDEIMELADIVRPKLVQDGMFMVGIDIVGNKLMEINVFSPGGLNVMGQMYGVDFSSKVIEAIEKKVDYKKMYPDYLYNSRLATL; encoded by the coding sequence ATGAAAATAGCATTTATAATAAATGATCATAATACAGAAAAACCTAATTACACAACTCCTGGCTTGGGATATGCAGCCTACAAGAGAGGGCATGATGTATATTTCATTGGGGTCGGCGAACTTTCGTATGCCTCTAAAGGTCATCTGTCTGTAAGATGTAAAACTGTCACGGGTAAAAATTTCAATACTCAAGAAACATTTTTTAAGGCGGTACAAAAAGAGGAATTTTCAAAAGTTACTTCTGAAGAATTAGATGTTTTGTTTTTAAGAAACAATCCTTCAGATGAAATCAATGAACGTGACTGGGCACAAAATGCGGCTTTTATTTTTGGTGAAATCGCAATGCGAAATGGCGTTATTGTTTTGAACCATCCTAATAGTTTGGCAGGAGCGGTCAACAAAATGTATTTTCAGCATTTCCCAGAAATTTTAAGACCTAAAACGGTGATATCCAGAGATCACAATGAGATTAAAGCATTTTTTGAAGAGCAAAAACAAAAAATGATTCTAAAGCCACTACAAGGTTCAGGGGGAGCAAATGTCTTTATGATGGATAAGAAAAATGCACATAACCTAAGTCAAACCATTGATGCAATTTGTAGGGATGGTTTTGTTATAGCCCAAGAATATTTACCTGATGCGAAAAATGGAGACACTAGATTATTTTTAGTTAATGGAGAACCGCTGGAGGTTAAAGGACAATATGCCATGATGAAAAGGGTGAATGCAAAAGGAGAAATACGCAGCAATATTCATGCTGGAGGAAAACCCACCAAAGCAGTAATGACAGACGAAATAATGGAATTAGCAGATATCGTTAGACCTAAATTAGTGCAAGATGGTATGTTTATGGTTGGCATAGATATAGTTGGCAATAAACTTATGGAAATTAATGTGTTTAGCCCTGGTGGTCTAAATGTTATGGGTCAAATGTACGGGGTTGATTTCTCATCAAAAGTAATTGAAGCTATTGAAAAAAAGGTGGATTATAAAAAAATGTATCCAGATTATTTATACAATAGTCGACTTGCCACACTCTAG
- a CDS encoding substrate-binding domain-containing protein, whose protein sequence is MKKITIGGVPEHFNYPWYLTLKNKEYHKFDINLRWIDYPEGTGAMCQALRNGDIDMAVILTEGIIKDIVDGNPSKIIQKFVGSPLNWGIHVASQSDYHKISDLKGTKAAISRFGSGSHLMAYVNAENHNWNLTEDLKFEVVNNIEGAVDTLKSGFADYFMWETFMTKPLVDQGIFRKIGNCPTPWPCFVIAATDEFLKDNKEEVGAILDTVNTYTTGFKLLGGIDQTISNRYGIKLEDVQAWLESTHWSREQLSDYKVSQIQETLFQLGIIDKILPSNQILV, encoded by the coding sequence ATGAAAAAAATTACAATTGGTGGAGTCCCGGAACATTTTAACTACCCATGGTATCTCACCCTTAAGAATAAAGAATACCATAAATTTGATATTAATCTGAGGTGGATTGATTATCCAGAAGGCACTGGAGCGATGTGTCAGGCTCTTAGGAATGGGGACATTGATATGGCTGTAATTCTAACAGAGGGTATCATAAAGGATATTGTCGATGGTAATCCATCTAAAATTATTCAAAAATTTGTTGGTTCTCCATTAAATTGGGGTATTCATGTCGCCTCACAAAGTGATTATCATAAAATTTCTGATTTAAAGGGTACAAAGGCCGCAATATCAAGGTTTGGTTCTGGTTCTCATTTAATGGCCTATGTGAATGCTGAAAACCATAACTGGAATTTAACTGAGGATTTAAAATTTGAGGTGGTCAATAATATTGAAGGCGCTGTAGATACATTGAAAAGCGGGTTTGCAGATTATTTTATGTGGGAAACTTTTATGACCAAGCCTCTTGTGGATCAGGGAATATTTAGAAAAATAGGTAACTGCCCTACTCCTTGGCCTTGTTTTGTAATTGCAGCTACAGATGAATTCCTGAAAGATAACAAAGAAGAGGTTGGAGCAATTTTGGATACGGTTAATACATATACAACCGGTTTTAAATTATTGGGGGGAATAGATCAAACAATTTCAAATAGATACGGGATTAAGCTTGAGGATGTTCAGGCTTGGCTAGAATCTACCCATTGGTCTCGAGAACAACTTAGTGATTATAAGGTTTCGCAGATACAGGAAACATTGTTTCAATTGGGTATTATAGACAAAATTCTTCCTTCAAATCAAATACTAGTCTAA
- a CDS encoding thiol-disulfide oxidoreductase DCC family protein — protein MKTEPNNTYVIYFDGVCNLCNNSIQYVIRNDSKNLFQFASLQSEYAKMALGSKMIDLGNLESIILETPDGKIYKRSSAALRIASKLKFPINLFAIFIVVPKAIRDAVYNYIGKNRYKWFGKQEKCMIPTPDLKEKFLDK, from the coding sequence ATGAAAACTGAACCTAACAATACATATGTAATTTACTTTGATGGGGTTTGCAATCTATGCAATAACTCAATTCAATATGTTATAAGAAATGATTCAAAGAATTTATTTCAATTTGCATCCCTACAGAGTGAATATGCAAAAATGGCATTGGGATCGAAAATGATTGATTTAGGTAATTTAGAATCAATTATATTGGAAACTCCCGATGGCAAAATCTATAAAAGATCAAGTGCAGCTTTAAGAATTGCTTCAAAATTGAAATTTCCAATTAATCTGTTTGCTATTTTCATAGTTGTACCAAAGGCTATAAGAGATGCCGTTTATAATTATATTGGTAAGAATCGATATAAATGGTTTGGTAAACAAGAGAAATGCATGATTCCTACCCCTGATTTAAAAGAAAAGTTTTTAGATAAATAA
- a CDS encoding isopenicillin N synthase family dioxygenase, producing MNSIPSVDLNDFISDDPERKQKFIDEIGKAYEEIGFVALKGHFLNDDLVEDLYTQVKNFFELPLEIKQKYEIEGIGGQRGYVSFGKESAKGKKEGDLKEFWHFGQYVEDNPRLEKEYPKNVEVEELPRFNEVGKEAYQRLEKTAKYVLRALSLHLGLEENYFDEYIHNGNSILRPIHYPPILEEPKEAVRAAAHGDINLITLLMGAQGRGLQVQNHKGEWIDAIAEPDELMINVGDMLSRHTNNRLKSTIHRVINPPRELWNTSRYSIPFFMHPISSMKLDVLDNCVDEEHPQLYEDITAGEFLTERLVELGLIKK from the coding sequence ATGAATAGTATTCCTAGTGTAGATTTAAATGATTTTATTTCCGATGATCCGGAGAGAAAGCAAAAATTTATTGATGAAATTGGAAAAGCATATGAAGAAATAGGTTTTGTTGCTTTAAAAGGTCATTTTTTGAATGATGATTTGGTCGAAGATTTGTACACTCAAGTAAAAAACTTTTTTGAGTTGCCATTAGAAATAAAGCAGAAATATGAAATTGAAGGAATTGGAGGCCAAAGAGGTTACGTGTCTTTTGGAAAAGAAAGCGCTAAAGGAAAAAAGGAAGGAGATTTAAAAGAATTTTGGCATTTTGGGCAGTATGTCGAGGACAATCCTCGGTTAGAAAAAGAATACCCCAAAAATGTTGAGGTTGAAGAATTGCCGAGGTTTAATGAGGTTGGAAAGGAAGCCTACCAAAGACTTGAGAAAACAGCCAAATATGTCCTCAGGGCTCTATCGCTTCATTTAGGATTAGAAGAAAATTACTTTGATGAATATATACATAACGGAAATTCAATACTTAGGCCTATACACTACCCACCTATTTTAGAAGAGCCAAAAGAAGCTGTTAGGGCTGCTGCGCATGGAGATATTAATTTGATAACTTTATTAATGGGGGCGCAAGGTAGAGGGCTTCAAGTTCAAAACCATAAGGGTGAATGGATTGATGCCATTGCCGAGCCAGATGAATTGATGATTAATGTTGGAGATATGCTCTCCAGACATACCAACAATAGGCTTAAATCAACTATCCATAGAGTTATAAATCCACCACGTGAATTGTGGAACACTTCTAGATATTCGATACCGTTCTTTATGCATCCAATTAGTAGTATGAAGTTAGATGTTTTAGATAATTGTGTTGATGAAGAGCATCCCCAACTTTATGAGGATATTACGGCAGGAGAATTCTTAACTGAACGATTGGTTGAATTGGGTTTGATTAAAAAATAG
- a CDS encoding endonuclease MutS2: MGRIHQKTLQDLEFPRIVSIIQGYCLTDLGKDKVSHIIPIDKKEVLLQELQLTNEFLASLQNENRIPNHRFETISDQLRLLQIENSKIEVEGFRNLLSISETANGILKFLKKFEIYYQGLQSFSSHIPITEEPIIPIKKVIDRFGEIKDDASEDLKSIRKSITEVRSKINQSFNHALSSSSSLDFLDEIRESVMDGVRVLAVKAMYRKRVKGSIMGGSKTGSIVYIQPEATLNYTRELNNLEYDEEEEITRILKELTNTLRPYSFLFKDYQEFLTALDVLHAKAHFAKSINGILPNINNEEVLHLRDAFHPLLLLQNKKEGLKTYPQSIDLNRENRIIVISGPNAGGKSITLKTVGLLQIMFQSGILIPVHEKSTICFFKNVLSDIGDNQSIENHLSTYSYRLKQMNYFLRKCKKGCLFLIDEFGTGSDPELGGALAETFLEVFYAREAYGIITTHYSNLKVLANELPYMQNANMSFNERSLEPEYKLGIGQPGSSFTFEVAQKNGIPFNLINKAKKKIEKGKVRFDATIAKLHKERSKLERTEKSLKANELKTQSEAEKLEAINEKIQKKLESYQELYDKDQRLIFLGQKFDALSEQYFNDKKKRDLMSELFKMVQIENSKRNRAITDKERKEEKQKERAVTKEVQNKIKTIRKKKKKESLEKKVDEKPKPSLKVGDRVRLLDGKAVGSIDKIEKNKAVVNYGMFTTNVDVGQLELVEAKK; this comes from the coding sequence ATGGGGAGAATCCACCAAAAAACTTTACAAGACCTTGAATTTCCTAGAATAGTTAGTATTATTCAAGGCTATTGCTTGACAGATTTAGGAAAAGACAAGGTCTCACATATAATACCTATAGATAAAAAGGAGGTGTTATTACAAGAATTACAGCTCACCAATGAATTTCTTGCGTCTTTACAAAATGAAAATAGAATTCCTAATCACCGCTTCGAGACAATTTCAGACCAGTTGAGGTTACTACAAATCGAAAACTCTAAAATTGAGGTAGAGGGATTTAGAAACTTGCTAAGTATTTCTGAAACAGCGAATGGCATCCTAAAATTCCTCAAAAAATTTGAAATTTATTATCAAGGCCTTCAGAGCTTCTCAAGTCACATTCCAATTACCGAAGAACCTATAATCCCCATAAAAAAGGTAATTGATCGTTTCGGAGAAATAAAAGATGATGCGTCAGAAGACTTAAAAAGCATTCGTAAATCGATAACTGAAGTTAGGTCAAAAATTAATCAAAGTTTTAACCATGCCTTATCCTCTTCATCGAGTCTTGATTTTTTAGATGAGATTAGAGAGTCAGTTATGGATGGGGTCCGAGTTTTGGCCGTGAAGGCGATGTACCGAAAGCGTGTAAAAGGTTCGATAATGGGAGGTAGTAAAACAGGAAGTATTGTTTATATTCAACCAGAAGCCACCCTAAATTATACTCGTGAACTTAATAACCTTGAATACGATGAAGAAGAGGAAATAACAAGAATACTAAAGGAATTAACGAATACATTAAGACCATATTCCTTTTTATTTAAAGACTATCAAGAGTTTTTAACGGCTTTGGATGTATTGCATGCCAAGGCTCATTTTGCTAAATCAATTAACGGAATCCTACCGAATATTAATAATGAAGAAGTGTTGCATCTTCGTGATGCATTTCATCCCTTATTGTTACTTCAGAACAAAAAAGAAGGATTAAAAACGTATCCTCAATCTATTGATTTGAATAGAGAAAATAGGATTATTGTTATTTCTGGCCCTAACGCTGGGGGTAAAAGTATTACATTAAAAACCGTTGGGTTGCTCCAAATAATGTTTCAAAGTGGTATTTTAATCCCCGTTCATGAAAAGTCTACCATATGTTTTTTCAAAAATGTATTGAGCGATATAGGTGATAACCAATCCATTGAAAACCATTTAAGTACTTATAGCTACCGATTAAAGCAAATGAATTACTTTCTAAGGAAATGTAAGAAGGGTTGCCTATTTTTAATTGATGAATTTGGTACTGGAAGTGATCCTGAATTAGGTGGTGCATTGGCGGAAACTTTTTTGGAGGTGTTCTATGCTCGGGAGGCATATGGTATAATAACTACCCATTATTCTAATTTAAAGGTATTAGCAAATGAATTACCATACATGCAAAATGCCAATATGTCTTTTAACGAAAGATCTCTAGAACCCGAATATAAATTGGGTATTGGCCAACCTGGTAGCTCATTTACTTTCGAGGTTGCCCAAAAAAATGGTATTCCATTTAATTTAATTAATAAGGCAAAAAAGAAAATTGAAAAAGGTAAAGTTCGTTTCGATGCAACCATTGCCAAACTTCACAAAGAACGATCTAAATTAGAACGTACTGAAAAGTCATTAAAAGCGAATGAATTAAAAACGCAATCTGAAGCGGAAAAATTGGAGGCGATTAATGAAAAAATTCAGAAGAAGTTAGAAAGTTACCAAGAACTGTATGACAAAGACCAAAGGTTAATTTTCCTTGGCCAAAAATTTGATGCCCTATCTGAGCAATATTTCAATGATAAAAAGAAAAGAGATTTGATGTCGGAATTGTTTAAAATGGTTCAGATTGAAAATTCAAAGCGTAACCGGGCTATCACTGATAAGGAACGGAAAGAAGAAAAACAAAAAGAAAGAGCTGTAACCAAAGAGGTGCAGAATAAAATTAAAACTATTCGAAAGAAAAAGAAAAAAGAATCTTTGGAGAAGAAAGTCGATGAAAAACCGAAGCCCTCTTTGAAGGTCGGCGATCGCGTTAGGCTTTTAGATGGAAAAGCTGTTGGAAGCATCGACAAGATTGAAAAAAATAAGGCAGTTGTAAATTATGGGATGTTCACAACAAATGTAGATGTTGGCCAATTAGAATTGGTGGAGGCTAAAAAATGA
- a CDS encoding DUF1835 domain-containing protein has protein sequence MTLHITNGDVLTDRLLSMGYEGDFLTWSEMLCEGPTTEFIDSESHVKLRKDFFTQFYDLVFDEEKYKIDIDKLNHPENYTEVILWFEYDLFCHINLIGVISLLRQKKIHLPIFLVSSGWIHSEKTLKGLGELNDEQLNKHFKERIKLKDEDLDLAYTLWRIYCGKDHNLFKPYIVQKSSFIYLSNCLKAHLKRFPDSNTGLGILEKNILELIKTHDITSKHHLLGYILNFQGYYGYGDLQLERLIELLTPFYTLGEDYLKLNSTGEQALSGNTNFSIVVNNDIPYGGLNRLDFHFSVEENKLIKPNFNATKAF, from the coding sequence ATGACACTGCATATTACTAATGGTGATGTACTTACCGATAGACTTCTAAGTATGGGTTATGAAGGAGACTTTTTAACATGGAGTGAAATGCTCTGTGAGGGCCCGACAACTGAATTTATAGATTCTGAATCCCACGTTAAGCTTCGAAAAGACTTTTTTACACAGTTTTATGATCTTGTATTTGATGAAGAAAAGTATAAAATAGACATAGATAAGCTCAATCATCCCGAGAATTACACAGAAGTTATACTATGGTTTGAATATGACTTATTCTGCCATATTAATTTAATTGGGGTGATAAGCCTGTTAAGACAAAAAAAGATTCATCTCCCAATTTTTCTGGTTTCTAGTGGATGGATACATTCCGAAAAGACATTAAAAGGACTTGGGGAACTTAACGATGAACAATTAAATAAACATTTTAAGGAGCGTATTAAATTAAAGGATGAAGATTTAGATTTGGCCTATACCTTATGGAGAATTTACTGTGGTAAAGATCATAACTTATTTAAGCCATATATTGTTCAAAAGTCATCCTTTATTTACTTAAGCAATTGTCTAAAAGCACACTTAAAACGTTTTCCGGATTCCAATACTGGTCTTGGCATCTTAGAAAAAAACATTTTAGAGTTAATAAAAACGCATGATATCACTTCAAAACATCATCTACTGGGTTATATATTAAATTTTCAAGGTTATTATGGTTATGGAGACCTTCAATTGGAACGATTAATTGAATTGCTAACTCCTTTCTATACCCTTGGTGAGGATTACCTTAAATTAAACTCCACTGGTGAACAGGCTCTTAGTGGGAACACTAATTTTAGCATAGTGGTTAATAATGATATTCCTTATGGTGGCCTTAATAGATTAGATTTTCATTTTAGTGTGGAGGAGAATAAATTGATTAAACCAAATTTTAATGCCACTAAAGCCTTCTGA
- a CDS encoding translation initiation factor codes for MDLKDQLKSLFPDHEESEESQQTEEGLGIWLQDDPLICKYEKRKGKPITIIEGYNGATEDFKILAKDLKKLLGVGGSFKNETIIIQGDFRDQIMIHLKELGFKVKRVGG; via the coding sequence ATGGATTTAAAGGATCAATTAAAATCGTTATTTCCAGACCACGAAGAATCTGAAGAATCACAACAGACTGAAGAGGGATTGGGAATATGGTTGCAGGATGACCCGCTTATTTGTAAATATGAAAAGCGGAAAGGTAAGCCAATAACCATTATTGAAGGGTATAATGGTGCCACTGAAGATTTTAAAATTCTAGCAAAAGATCTAAAAAAACTCTTAGGTGTGGGGGGAAGTTTTAAAAATGAAACCATAATCATACAGGGGGATTTTAGAGATCAAATTATGATTCATTTAAAAGAATTGGGTTTTAAAGTAAAACGAGTAGGTGGTTAA
- the ung gene encoding uracil-DNA glycosylase gives MNVEIHPSWKNILNDEFEKPYFSELVAFVKNEYQHHTCYPPGKKIFNALDLCPFDKVKVVIIGQDPYHGPNQAHGLCFSVNEGISHPPSLINIFKEIQADLGTSYPRSGNLEPWAKQGVLLLNATLTVRAHQAGSHQNKGWEIFTDAIIKAISDNKEGVIFLLWGGFAKKKAKIIDAKKHHVLTSGHPSPLSANRGLWFGNQHFSLTNSLLEQAKEEAIQWSLT, from the coding sequence ATGAATGTAGAGATTCATCCGAGCTGGAAAAATATTTTAAACGACGAATTTGAAAAGCCCTATTTTTCAGAATTGGTTGCGTTCGTAAAAAATGAATACCAACATCACACATGTTACCCACCAGGGAAAAAGATATTTAATGCGTTAGATTTGTGTCCGTTTGATAAGGTTAAGGTTGTCATTATTGGTCAAGATCCTTACCACGGACCAAACCAGGCTCATGGTTTATGTTTTTCAGTAAATGAAGGAATATCACATCCCCCATCGTTAATAAACATATTTAAAGAAATTCAAGCGGACCTCGGAACCTCTTATCCTAGATCGGGTAATCTAGAGCCTTGGGCAAAGCAAGGGGTATTATTATTGAATGCTACACTTACAGTTAGGGCTCATCAAGCAGGAAGCCATCAAAATAAAGGTTGGGAAATATTTACCGATGCTATAATTAAAGCAATTAGTGATAATAAAGAGGGGGTTATCTTTTTATTATGGGGTGGGTTCGCTAAGAAAAAAGCGAAAATAATAGATGCTAAAAAACATCATGTTTTAACCTCTGGTCATCCATCACCACTTAGTGCAAATAGAGGTTTATGGTTTGGAAACCAGCATTTTAGCCTAACTAACTCCCTGTTGGAGCAAGCGAAGGAAGAGGCAATTCAGTGGTCGTTAACTTAA